ATTTCCTCCTCGCTGAGTAACATGACCTCTGATGTGTCCAGTCCCCTGTGGTATTGGGGTCAGTGTTTGCACGACCCTCATTCCCCTGAATACTCTGCGGTAATAATGGTTTGAGAAAGGGGTTAGTGATTTCCATACATGGAGTTTGGATGAGTTGACTAGGAGAGATTTTGGGATCAGTGCTGAAAGTGTCATCTGACTCTAGTGTAAGAGCACAATCATATGCTATTTGGCTGCACTTGATCACTTCAGAATTATTCACAAGCAGTGTGAAATCACTAACTTCTTCCTCCCTGAGTAAAGTGTCTCCTGATTGGTCCAGTCCAACACTGAAGGGCTCTATTGGGTCAACTATGTGGGCCATGCTTGCTTCATTGTTGCTCTCAGTTTCTGTATTGACAGAGTCTACAGTGAATCTGTTGCCTTTCTCTTGGTTATATAATTGATCTGCAATACCAAATGAATCGATGTATTGATCAAAAGGGGTGGGTTCAATCAGACTTTCTTCTTCCATTCCTTTCTTCTCCTCATCTGCTCCATGCTCCGGTTCCAATAACATCAGAGACTCTTCCGATGTTTCAACACCAGATCCTTCCACTGTTCCCATGTCCCACTCCAACCTCCTTCCTGTCTCTTCTATGTTTTCTGTGTCTTCCTCTGTTTGGAAATTCTCCTTTTCCATCTGCTCTCCTTCTTTCTCGTCTACACTGGCTCTATCTTTAGGCTCCATAGATATTTCAAACTCAGTCTCTTCGATGCCAAACATTTCTTCTTTTCCCAATATGACCTCTTCTCCCTCATCATAAAGGTAACGATATCCATGCATCTTACTCTCTCCATGTTCTTCCTCCTCATGTATAGCTCTATGATTCCTGCGAGTTGAACCCATCTTTCTTCTCCTGGATTCTGATTGAGCACTTTTGTCATGACCCAAAGAGCTGTCTGAGGGGGTTGATTGTAAAAAGCAGGTCATATCCTCACTTTGTTCAGGTTCAAAGCTTTCTACATGGTCTGGTTGTATAAAATGAGTTATATTTGCCATTACTATGTTTTCCTCAACTATCAGATCAACAAAGTCATCATCTTCATATCTTTGGTGCAACGTTTCCTGATTGCCTGGACCAGTAGAGTTCATATCATCTTGCAATTCTGACTCATTTACAACAGGTTCAAGTTTCTCGTCACCTTCTCCACTTTGGAGGATTATTGTGTTATTGAATGACTCAAACTCTTCTGTGTTGGTTAAAGTGTCTGACTCAAGGGATTGATCTAATGACTGCCTAGAGCTGAGAAATGTGGAGGACTCCACCTCGGCATGCTCACTTTCctgcctcctctcttcctctttcttcaaCTCCTCTGTTATGGGTTCAGCAGCGAATCCATGAACAACTTGCAACGTAAGGTCTAGGGGCAGATGCAAGAGTGATTCGGTTCAAGAGTATCTTGAAGCAATTCACTGCTATAACTAACTACAGCTTCACTACTAGGTTCAATATCCTCACCAACTTCCTCTTTCCATCTGTCATCCGGTTTGTCGAGTGTGTTAGAAGCAAACAAAAGACACTCAGTGTCCGTTTCACTTTCCTTTGGACCCAGGAGCTCTTCTGTGTTGCTGTAGGACCAGGATTCCACAACTGCAATGGATGCCTGAAGTTGTAGGGATTTGTCTGTGTCTCCAGTTTTGGCGTCTTGTTTCTCCCCAAAGTCTGTCTCTGCTTGTTTACCTTTATTCTGACGAGTAGAGCCccttttccttctcttctttgtAGTGTCAGGTGATTCCAGCAGATATGGGTTTTCAGTTTGAGACATATTTAATTCTGTGAGCTCATTTAATGAGGGATTATTGTCTTCAGGTATTGTGATGTTATATATGGCTCTATACAAACCATGTCACATGACTCTTGGGCCTCTACTGTAAGAGCTGCTGTGTCAGAGGGAGTTTGGTTGCTCTCGCTCTCTGCGACTATTTTCACTTCTACTTCTATCTCCTCCGCCTCTCTAACTTTTTCTGTATGTTCTACAAGCTCAGACCTTTCGATGCCAGATTCTCCTTCTACTACTATGTTGACCTCTCCCTCCACTACTATGATCGCTGGGTCTCCCATTGCCTGCTGCTCTGTCACTTTTTCTAGAAGTTCCCAAGCTCTACAAGCTCAGTCTTTTCTATGCTAGAATCCATTTCTGCTGTTGTAATGACATCtcccacctctcctataacatctgtgtcttctcctttctcttcctcctgtccctgctctcttctctcctctccttttctaccTGGATGAGACTTGCTTCGAGTGGAACCGATCTTTCTTTTCCTCCCTGGAGTGTAGGATTCTACCTCTGCTGTTTCCTCTGGAACAAGAGAACTCTGCAGTGAGGGTGGATCTGGAGGGGAGTCAGTGTTTCCTCTTGATTCATCAAGTGTTTCCTCCAATGATGTTCCTTTGTGTTGCAAACCAGTGATGGCAGGATTTGAGTTCAGTGTGTCATCGGTCAGGTAGGAGTCATATGACTCTATAGTAGGAACATCAGGGTAAGTGTTGTGAAGAGGTTGACTAATCTGAGTCAACTCTACTTCACGTAGAAGCAATAGTTTTGTTGCCATTGATTCCTTTATAATTGATTGGCTCTCACTTTCTATATTGTCAGTCTCTATGTTTCTTCCCTCTTGATTTGAAGTACTGAATGAACAGCTGAGGTCAGTCAGGACAGTCTCCtcatttctctcttctccttcattCTTCTCATTACCAGCTCCATCCTTAGATTCCATCAACATTTCAAACTCCATGCAAGAACCTTCCTCTGCATCCATGTTTTCTCTCTTGTCTTCTATCTCTGTGCTTTCTATTTCCCCTTCTTGTTTCTCCTCtgtgtcctcctcttctctttgTACACCTCTAGGATGCCTACGAGTCGACCCCATCTTTCTCCTCCTGCTTGGAGAAGGACTCTGATTGGAGTTGATGTTTGCTGCGTTATCACCTTGGTCCTGAACACTCTGCAGTAAGAGTGAATTGGGAAAAGAGTTATGGCTTTCATCCGAGTATGGAGTTTGGTTGAGTTGACTAGCAGAGATATTGGGATCAGTACTCAAAGCCTCATCTGTTTGGCAGGGCTCTGTTGTGAGAGTTCTATCATCATACGTCATTTGGCTACTGACACTCACTTCATTTACAAGCGGCACATGATCACTCATTTCCTCCTCGCTGAGTAACATGACCTCTGATGTGTCCAGTCCCCCTGTGGTATTGGGGTCAGTGTTTGCACGACCCTCATTCCCCTGAATACTCTGCGGTAATAATGGTTTGAGAAAGGGGTTAGTGATTTCCATACATGGAGTTTGGATGAGTTGACTAGGAGAGATTTTGGGATCAGTGCTGAAAGTGTCATCTGACTCTAGTGTAAGAGCACAATCATATGCTATTTGGCTGCACTTGATCACTTCAGAATTATTCACAAGCAGTGTGAAATCACTAACTTCTTCCTCCCTGAGTAAAGTGTCTCCTGATTGGTCCAGTCCAACACTGAAGGGCTCTATTGGATCAACTATGTGGGCCATGCTTGCTTCATTGTTGCTCTCAGTTTCTGTATTGACAGAGTCTACAGTGAATCTGTTGCCTTTCTCTTGGTTATATAATTGATCTGCAATACCAAATGAATCGATGTATTGATCAAAAGGGTGGGTTCAATCAGACTTTCTTCTTCCATTCCTTTCTTCTCCTCATCTGCTCCATGCTCCGGTTCCAATAACATCAGAGACTCTTCCGATGTTTCAACACCAGATCCTTCCACTGTTCCCATGTCCCACTCCAACCTCCTTCCTGTCTCTTCTATGTTTTCTGTGTCTTCCTCTGTTTGGAAATTCTCCTTTTCCATCTGCTCTCCTTCTTTCTCGTCTACACTGGCTCTATCTTTAGGCTCCATAGATATTTCAAACTCAGTCTCTTCGATGCCAAACATTTCTTCTTTTCCCAATATGACCTCTTCTCCCTCATCATAAAGGTAACGATATCCATGCATCTTACTCTCTCCATGTTCTTCCTCCTCATGTATAGCTCTATGATTCCTGCGAGTTGAACCCATCTTTCTTCTCCTGGATTCTGATTGAGCACTTTTGTCATGACCCAAAGAGCTGTCTGAGGGGGTTGATTGTAAAAAGCAGGTCATATCCTCACTTTGTTCAGGTTCAATGCTTTCTACATGGTCTGGTTGTCTAAAATGAGTTATATTTGCCAGTACTATATTTTCCTCAACTATCAGATCACCAAAGTCATCATCTTCATCTCTTTGGTGCAACGTTTCCTGATTGCCTGGACCAGTAGAGTTCATATCATCTTGCAATTCTGACTCATTTACAACAGGTTCAAGTTTCTCGTCACCTTCTCCACTTTGGAGGATTATTGTGTTATTGAATGACTCAAACTCTTCTGTGTTGGTTAAAGTGTCTGACTCAAGGGATTGATCTAATGACTGCCTAGAGCTGAGAAATGTGGGGGACTCCACCTCGGCATGCTCACTTTCctgcctcctctcttcctctttcttcaaCTCCTCTGTTATGGGTTCAGCAGCGAATCCATGAACAACTTCTAACGCAAGGTCTAGGGGCAGATGCAAGAGTGATTCGGTTCCAAGAGTATCTTGAAGCATTTCACTGCCATAACTAACCACAGTTTTAGTTCTAGGTTCAGTATCCTCACCAACTTCCTCTTTCCATCTGTCATCCGGTTGGTTGAGTGTGTTAGAAGCAAACAAAAGAAACTCACTTTGACTTCTGCTCTCAGTGTTCCTTTCACTTTCTTTAGGACCCAGGCACTCTTCTCCTTTGCTGTGGGACTCAGATTCCACAAATGCAATGGATGCCTGAAGTTCTAGTGATTGTTCTGTGTCTCCAGTTTTGGTGTCTTGTATCACCCCAAAGTCTGTCTCCTCTGGCTTTCTTTTATTCTGACGAGTAGACCCCAttttccttctcttccctgcAGTGTCAAGTGATTTTAGAAGATATGGGTTTACAGGTTGAGACAGATGTGACTCTGTGACGTAATTTAATGGTGGATTATTTatttctgtgtgttgtgttattgttgaTAAGTTATCTGATGAGACAAGGTCCGTTTGGAGCATCACTGAAACTGAATCAGCCCCAACTTCAACTACTTTCCTTTCCTTTGACAACATTTGGGACCCATCATCATCTTTGTTGGTCTCATGTTCATCTTGATTCTGACGTGGTTGACGTGATGATCCCATTCTCACTTTTCTTGACTTCTTGCCAGACATGGTTCTTCAAAGTCCCTCCTATATCACGACACAGACAGTTAATCACTAAACCCCGCTGCAATTAAAAGGCTTCCGGGGATTATATGCTCCTTGCATTTTTTACACAATAAAATGACTCACTGTGAAGGCACCACTAAAAGAATTGTTGGCATCACTCAACCTTTTTAGGGACGTAGTCCagctattttttatttatttttttcggttgaaaaacaatatcccacatatAAATACAGTCATGTACACACACTTTAGCGTAAAAAAAATGGTTTTGAGCAAAATAGTGTTTTATAGACACAAGTGCAAACTTCATGCAGTAGGCCAGGTTTCCCCAATAGGTGTCCCGTGGGtcaaatggatttttatttgcacTCCAAGTTGTCTgagcaacaaaacaaaaaaaggaaATGAGCtcaaagtgattttaattttggaaatatgttcccaagtattccctcGCATAAATAGAAATCATATGTGATTGTATCCAAATGTAATCAATGTTTGAAATGATTCTGTTTTTGTCAAATAATATATCTGTTTGAgattcttgtggtcaatttgcagtccacAAATGATTTCTAACTGttactaggtttccatccaaaatGTTTATGCAAGTAAAGTAAGTCAGATATATTTTTAATTACAGGCCTTTTTCCGGTAAACTTTACCTGctggggcggcaggtaccctagtggttagagtgttgggccagtaactgaaaggttgctagatcgaatccccgagctgacaaggtaaaaatctctagttctgcccctgaacaaggcagttaactgactgttcctaggccatcattgtaaataagaatgtgttcttaactgacttgccta
This genomic window from Oncorhynchus nerka isolate Pitt River linkage group LG2, Oner_Uvic_2.0, whole genome shotgun sequence contains:
- the LOC115142161 gene encoding uncharacterized protein LOC115142161, with the translated sequence MSGKKSRKVRMGSSRQPRQNQDEHETNKDDDGSQMLSKERKVVEVGADSVSVMLQTDLVSSDNLSTITQHTEINNPPLNYVTESHLSQPVNPYLLKSLDTAGKRRKMGSTRQNKRKPEETDFGVIQDTKTGDTEQSLELQASIAFVESESHSKGEECLGPKESERNTESRSQSEFLLFASNTLNQPDDRWKEEVGEDTEPRTKTVVSYGSEMLQDTLGTESLLHLPLDLALEVVHGFAAEPITEELKKEEERRQESEHAEVESPTFLSSRQSLDQSLESDTLTNTEEFESFNNTIILQSGEGDEKLEPVVNESELQDDMNSTGPGNQETLHQRDEDDDFGDLIVEENIVLANITHFRQPDHVESIEPEQSEDMTCFLQSTPSDSSLGHDKSAQSESRRRKMGSTRRNHRAIHEEEEHGESKMHGYRYLYDEGEEVILGKEEMFGIEETEFEISMEPKDRASVDEKEGEQMEKENFQTEEDTENIEETGRRLEWDMGTVEGSGVETSEESLMLLEPEHGADEEKKGMEEESLIEPTLLINTSIHLSIQGNEGRANTDPNTTGGLDTSEVMLLSEEEMSDHVPLVNESVQDQGDNAANINSNQSPSPSRRRKMGSTRRHPRGVQREEEDTEEKQEGEIESTEIEDKRENMDAEEGSCMEFEMLMESKDGAESYDSYLTDDTLNSNPAITGLQHKGTSLEETLDESRGNTDSPPDPPSLQSSLVPEETAEVESYTPGRKRKIGSTRSKSHPGRKGEERREQGQEEEKGEDTDVIGEVGDVITTAEMDSSIEKTELVELGNF